A window of Streptomyces profundus genomic DNA:
GCGCCAACGCGGCGTCCGGGTTCCTCGGCAGCCGCAGGTTGAAGACCTCGCGGCGCAGCTTCAACAGGGCCCGCCGCACCGCCTCGTCGTCCCGTCCCGCGACCAGATCGTGCAGCAGATCCCCGAGGGACTCGGCGGCGGCCCGCAGCCGCTCCCGTTCGGCCAGCACCTCGTCGGCCCAGTCGCGCGCGGCGGGGGAGCGCAGCGCCCGCACCGCGTCGACCGGCAGCCCTGCGACCCGCAGCACAAACCTCGGCCCCAGCTCCGACTCGGCGCGTTCAGCCGCGAACTGACCCCCGTCGGTGGTCGGCGTGCCCTGCATATGCGTTGCTCCTCTCCTGCGCCGGCGTCGGCTCAGGCGATCTCGAACCGGAAGTCGGACGGGTCGGGGCGCTCATGGCCCAGCATCATGATCAACAGCGGTGCCTCGTCGGTGTCCAGCAGATCGAGCCGCTCGCGGTAGGAGATGTTGTCGAAGCCGAGCGCGACCCCACAGCCCACGTCGAGCGCCGAGGCCGCCGTGTACGTGGCCTGGGCGACGCCGCCGATCAGCGCGTTCACCAGCCGGTAGCCCCGATCCCCGACCGCGTCCAGCACCGCGTGGGTGCGGACCGTCGGCACCAGCACGGCGCCGGCCCGCTCCAGGTTGTAGTTGGCCAGGAAGTAGTTCTTCTGTAGGAAGGGACCCGGCGGCTCGTCCGTGACCTGCCGCAGCTCGGCGTCCTCGCCCGGCGTGTAGGCGTACACGCCGGGCGCCACCCCGTCCACGTGGTTGACGAAGGCGTAGAGCTTCACCAGCCCGTCGGCGCCGGCATCAGCCGCGTCCCCGCCCAGCCGCGAACCGGCCAGCGCGGCGGCCAGGCAGGCCGACAACGCGCCGCCGGCCAGCGGCCGTTCGGCCGCGAACCGGCCGAAGCTGCTGCGCCGCCCGCGCAGCGCGCCGCGCACCGCGGCTTCGAGCGGCGCCCGCGCGGGCAGCGGCCTCGCCGGCCACTCGGCCGGCGGCGACAGCGCCGCCGCCGGGGCCAGTGCCCCGGCCCGCGGGCGGCGCGACGCCTCCGCCGATGTCGTCTCCTGCATGGCGGTCAGCGCCTCGAACGACAGCACCGTGCGGGACCGCTCCTGATCCCGGTGGGCCACCGACACCTCGGGCGCCTCGGCCTGGGCTTCGGAGGGGGCGCCGGCCCAGGGCAGGGGCACCACGGCGAAGACGCCCTCCTCGGTGCCACGCACGCCGAGCAGCCCGGCCAGCCGCTCCTCGTCGAACCACAGCGCCGGCTCCAGCGGCAGCCCACGCGCCCCGGCCCACATCCGCCAGGTGCCCAGCAGCGCGCCGAGGTCCATGCTGACGGCGTGGAAGGAGAAGCTGTTGTACTTGAACGCGTTCTGCCAGTACTTGATGCCCAACACCAGGTACTGGTCCGTCGGTTGGCCCGGCGCGCCGTCGCCGAGCGCCTCCCGCACCACGCCGCTGACGTCCCCGGTCAGCAGCCGCCGCATCGCGTGGTGGCGCGCCGAGTAGTAGTGCACCCCGGGCGGCACCGGGCCGCCGGCGCCGGAGACCCAGTACACCGACACCGGGTAGAGCCCGCCGCCGGACGCGGTGCCGCGCGACCAGTTGGCCATCGGATAGAACGGCAGCGCGCCCAGGTCCGTGTTGGCCTGCACGCCGAGGCGGCGGCCGACCAGACCGTAGGAGTCCCGCAGCAGCCCGGAGAGCGTGCCCAGATCGAACGCGGCCGGCTCCTCGGGGTCCGCCGGCTCGGGCGGGGCCAGCAGGCCGCGTTCCACGGTGGCCTCCGCCGGGTAGGCGGGTCCCGCAGGCAGCGGCAGCCGCTCGGTGCCCGGGTAGTGCTTGGTCTTCCGTGGCCCGTCCGCCCAGTTGGGCACGTAGTCCACCGGCTCCATCGGCACCCGCCCGCGATGCATGATCGCGGTGGCGTAGTCGCGGGCGTATCCCATGCTCATAAGCTCCTTTGCGCGGCTGACACGGTCCGGTCGGACGGGCTGGTGTTGGTGCGGGTCAGCTGGTATCCGTGCGGGTCAGGGGAACGGGTGGGGCGCGGGGTTGAGGTCGGCCGGGGTGAGGTCGCGCTCCCGCAGCCCCGCCTCGCGCAGCCCGGTGCGCATCCGGGGCAGGGTCAGGGCCCGCTGGCGGGAGAAGCCGAAGTCGATGGGCAGCAGCCCCGGCACGATCACGCTCACCGTCCAGAGCCCCAACGCGCGCTGGCCCGGCATCGTCTGGTCCACCACGATCACCTCGAAGCCGGCCTTCTCGACGGCCGCCACACAGGCCAGCACGTCGTCGCGCAGATCGCCGGAGGCGGGCAACGCCCGTTCCCCCGCGAAGTGTTCGGCCAACGCGTGCCGGGGCGGCCGGGGCGCCCCTGGCGCGCCGGTGAGGAACTCGGCGTGCCGGCCCATCTCCGGGACCCCGTACACCAACGGGTGGTCGTGCAGCGCCAACACCTGGTCGAAGTCGGCGGCCATCGCGCGCAGTCGGCTCTCGTCGCGTTCGGTGCGCCCGGCCAGGTTGACGGCGTCCGTGGCGATCTCGTCCAGCGCGGAGGCGAG
This region includes:
- a CDS encoding nitroreductase family protein; amino-acid sequence: MGYARDYATAIMHRGRVPMEPVDYVPNWADGPRKTKHYPGTERLPLPAGPAYPAEATVERGLLAPPEPADPEEPAAFDLGTLSGLLRDSYGLVGRRLGVQANTDLGALPFYPMANWSRGTASGGGLYPVSVYWVSGAGGPVPPGVHYYSARHHAMRRLLTGDVSGVVREALGDGAPGQPTDQYLVLGIKYWQNAFKYNSFSFHAVSMDLGALLGTWRMWAGARGLPLEPALWFDEERLAGLLGVRGTEEGVFAVVPLPWAGAPSEAQAEAPEVSVAHRDQERSRTVLSFEALTAMQETTSAEASRRPRAGALAPAAALSPPAEWPARPLPARAPLEAAVRGALRGRRSSFGRFAAERPLAGGALSACLAAALAGSRLGGDAADAGADGLVKLYAFVNHVDGVAPGVYAYTPGEDAELRQVTDEPPGPFLQKNYFLANYNLERAGAVLVPTVRTHAVLDAVGDRGYRLVNALIGGVAQATYTAASALDVGCGVALGFDNISYRERLDLLDTDEAPLLIMMLGHERPDPSDFRFEIA